The Bacillota bacterium genome includes a region encoding these proteins:
- a CDS encoding aminomethyl-transferring glycine dehydrogenase subunit GcvPA: MHPYLPHTRRDREAMLAEIGLSSVEELFHFIPEELRLNRKLNLPRALSEQELLTYMQDLGTKNQRPLSFIGAGAYEHHIPSVVQHLVRRSEFYTSYTPYQAEISQGMLQSIFEYQTMITQITEMDVSNASLYDGATATCEAAFMAVNATRRDKILVATTVHPQTRQVLRTYCDTVGVKLKEVTTKEGLSLGEAIGQALDKDTAGVIVQNPDFFGCIHDLEPLADLVHRNKSLLIASVEPLSLAILKTPGQAGVDIAVGDGQSLGNPLSFGGPSLGFIAVKEELLRRMPGRIVGQTTDKEGRRGFVLTLQAREQHIRREKAASNICSNQALNALTATVYLAALGKEGFVELANLCMYKAHYAKDLICAIPGFSLIFEEPFFLEFAVNCPGDPEQITKQVLEEAGILAGYCLNRDYPQLPKGLLIAVTETKTKEDIERLAEALAKATSGGDTK; encoded by the coding sequence GTGCATCCCTATCTGCCACATACCCGCCGAGATCGTGAGGCAATGCTGGCTGAGATCGGACTATCGTCGGTGGAGGAGCTCTTCCATTTCATCCCGGAAGAGCTCCGGTTGAACCGGAAGCTCAATCTGCCTCGGGCCTTGTCCGAGCAGGAGCTCTTGACCTATATGCAAGACCTTGGGACGAAAAATCAACGGCCCTTGAGTTTCATCGGTGCCGGAGCCTACGAACACCACATTCCCAGCGTCGTACAACATCTGGTGAGACGTTCCGAATTTTATACATCCTATACACCCTATCAGGCAGAGATAAGCCAGGGAATGCTGCAGTCTATCTTTGAGTATCAGACGATGATCACCCAGATTACAGAGATGGACGTATCCAACGCCTCTTTGTATGACGGAGCCACTGCCACCTGTGAAGCCGCGTTCATGGCGGTAAATGCCACACGGCGGGATAAGATATTAGTGGCCACAACAGTACACCCCCAGACCCGTCAAGTACTACGCACCTACTGTGATACAGTGGGTGTCAAGTTGAAAGAGGTGACCACTAAAGAAGGACTCAGCCTGGGGGAGGCCATTGGTCAGGCGTTAGATAAGGACACCGCTGGGGTCATCGTTCAAAATCCGGACTTTTTCGGCTGTATTCATGATCTTGAGCCCCTGGCAGATTTAGTGCATCGAAACAAGTCGCTTTTGATCGCCAGCGTCGAACCCCTGTCCTTGGCAATTCTCAAAACCCCCGGCCAAGCGGGGGTAGACATTGCGGTGGGCGACGGGCAAAGTCTCGGTAACCCCCTCAGTTTCGGTGGTCCCTCCCTGGGATTTATCGCGGTGAAGGAAGAGCTTCTCCGCCGGATGCCCGGTCGGATCGTGGGACAGACTACGGACAAGGAAGGTCGACGGGGCTTTGTTTTGACCCTGCAGGCAAGGGAGCAGCACATCCGGCGTGAAAAGGCCGCCAGTAACATCTGCTCCAACCAGGCTTTAAATGCACTGACCGCCACCGTGTACCTAGCGGCTTTAGGTAAAGAAGGCTTTGTGGAACTAGCTAACCTCTGTATGTACAAGGCCCATTACGCCAAAGACCTGATCTGCGCCATTCCCGGCTTCAGTCTGATCTTTGAAGAGCCCTTCTTCCTTGAGTTCGCCGTGAATTGTCCGGGAGATCCGGAACAAATCACCAAGCAAGTATTGGAGGAAGCCGGAATTCTGGCCGGTTATTGCCTCAATCGCGATTACCCGCAACTGCCCAAGGGACTGCTCATCGCGGTCACCGAGACCAAGACCAAGGAAGACATCGAACGGCTTGCCGAGGCCCTGGCGAAAGCCACATCGGGAGGCGATACAAAGTGA